The Carassius auratus strain Wakin unplaced genomic scaffold, ASM336829v1 scaf_tig00012155, whole genome shotgun sequence genome contains a region encoding:
- the LOC113073445 gene encoding sterile alpha motif domain-containing protein 3-like isoform X2, translating into METRTVLRVIVTDNDIRKVTLPSKPQTLDSLIEQLGQHLDLPYTFSLQYEDADFNNALVNLTDIADLPEKPTLKVISLVTSPTPSQADTDIMSVTSQEESPLTRQDPWPETFEIPSFSVNVEYRLRQGNLLFMRDKTYLQVPRDMKHEVLEKLAEAMYKFKAYPREEDFNDVASALVKKHPCLFEPGSSTGWNGWKNSIKFKMGNYRSKLRRAGCTDVLVNSMKRGSQDSPRNVKKPKRFEINFLPNMPAGENESSMESKRLEIVEEMKKRHPSSTLIAQYMDITFSLRRKELVEKEPSVKETLQRWPALFRESQIIAEFNRITSKNLKQEFFSALDKNTSRFLEIFESKKGTAGKKLSEYLIQMKSANITDVTARRTAVLRGLAVLLGEDTTDFFKTCFDIDIVTPQVSIGILTVVPEDSPMSPQGLPLEVTDTAIILEGLIAMDGLENVPHAMCFVFGLIYALNMEYPSQLKYTFEFIQRVFLSLGHKSLKPKLQSLKNLLF; encoded by the exons ATGGAGACAAGAACTGTTTTAAGAGTGATTGTGACTGACAATGATATACGGAAGGTCACACTTCCTAGCAAACCACAAACCCTGGACTCCCTGATTGAACAGCTTGGGCAGCATCTTGATCTTCCATACACGTTCTCTCTTCAGTATGAAGACGCTGATTTTAACAATGCACTTGTTAACCTTACTGACATTGCAGATTTACCTGAGAAGCCCACTTTGAAGGTAATCTCTCTTGTGACATCACCTACACCGAGCCAGGCTGACACCGACATTATGTCTGTTACCTCTCAAGAAGAGTCACCTCTTACACGCCAGGATCCATGGCCAGAAACATTTGAAATTCCCAGCTTTTCCGTGAATGTGGAATACAGACTGCGCCAGGGAAACCTTTTGTTTATGAGAGATAAGACATACTTGCAAGTTCCCAGGGACATGAAACATGAAGTACTTGAAAAGCTTGCCGAGGCCATGTACAAATTTAAAGCATATCCCCGTGAAGAAGATTTCAATGATGTTGCATCGGCACTTGTCAAAAAACATCCATGCCTTTTTGAACCAGGCTCCTCCACTGGATGGAACGGATGGAAAAACAGTATAAAGTTTAAAATGGGTAATTACAGGAGCAAACTAAGGAGAGCTGGATGCACCGATGTTCTTGTTAATTCAATGAAAAGAGGGAGCCAAGATTCTCCAAGAAATGTCAAGAAACCCAAACGATTCGAGATAAATTTTCTACCCAATATGCCTGCTGGTGAAAATGAAAGCAGCATGGAATCAAAACGATTAGAAATTGTGGAGGAAATGAAGAAACGACATCCAAGTTCTACACTGATAGCACAGTACATGGACATAACTTTTTCGCTAAGAAGAAAAGAGTTGGTTGAAAAGGAGCCTTCAGTAAAAGAGACTTTACAAAGATGGCCAGCACTCTTCAGGGAAAGTCAG ATTATTGCTGAGTTCAACCGGATAACAAGCAAAAACCTCAAGCAAGAATTCTTCTCAGCCCTTGATAAAAATACTTCTCGTTTTCTGGAGATTTTTGAATCCAAGAAAGGCACAGCTGGAAAAAAGCTCTCAGAGTATCTAATACAAATGAAGTCTGCA AACATCACTGATGTCACTGCTCGACGGACAGCAGTTCTCCGTGGTCTTGCAGTCCTTCTTGGAGAAGACACTACAGACTTcttcaaaacatgtttt gaTATTGATATTGTCACACCTCAAGTATCAATAGGAATTCTCACTGTGGTGCCAGAGGACAGCCCCATGTCTCCACAAGGTTTGCCATTGGAGGTCACTGATACAGCAATCATTTTGGAGGGTCTTATAGCAATGGATGGACTTGAGAATGTTCCACATgccatgtgttttgtttttggactgatCTATGCTTTAAATATGGAGTACCCTTCACAGCTTAAATACACTTTTGAGTTCATTCAAAGGGTTTTTCTTTCCCTGGGGCACAAATCTCTCAAGCCAAAACTGCAATCACTAAAAAACctactgttttaa
- the LOC113073443 gene encoding tumor necrosis factor receptor superfamily member 14: protein MKMKLLLIILYIVSIALLHIELAYCICSSDEYEINGHCCPMCAPGSRVLWHCTVDTSTTCVSCSASTYTDEPNGLEICFSCSTCDAGLRLQKACTRLSNTVCEPLKGFFCMVREKGSCKLAVKHSQCNPGEYIQQKGTASTDTVCGECTNGTYSDGTFTACKPHTKCQSMGRKQIETGTTSSDAKCEYTPNGLVIGIVTGVVVIVVIVVIIVSVTQFVIFKHKSKARPVIRSVQNVGGGLLKYLHNPWT, encoded by the exons ATGAAAATGAAGCTTTTGTTGATTATTTTGTACATTGTTTCTATTGCCTTGCTACACATAGAACTAGCTTATTGTATCTGTTCCAGTGATGAATATGAGATAAATGGACATTGCTGCCCTATGTGTGCACCTG GTAGTCGTGTTTTATGGCATTGCACAGTGGATACCAGCACGACTTGTGTATCCTGTAGTGCATCCACATACACTGATGAACCTAATGGGCTTGAAATTTGCTTTTCTTGCTCAACCTGTGATGCAG GTTTAAGGCTACAGAAGGCCTGTACACGGTTATCAAATACTGTTTGTGAGCCACTTAAAGGATTCTTCTGTATGGTCAGAGAAAAAGGCAGCTGTAAATTAGCTGTTAAACATTCTCAATGTAATCCTGGAGAATACATCCAACAAAAAG GAACAGCCAGCACTGATACTGTGTGTGGTGAATGCACAAATGGCACCTACTCTGATGGCACTTTTACAGCTTGTAAGCCACATACAAA ATGTCAGAGTATGGGTCGTAAACAAATAGAAACAGGAACAACATCATCTGATGCTAAATGTGAATATACTCCGAATGGTCTTGTTATTGGAATCGTGACTGGTGTTGTGgtcattgttgttattgttgttattatagtCTCAGTAACCCAGTTCGTCATATTCAAACACAAATCAAAGGCTCGTCCAGTGATAAG GTCCGTACAAAATGTTGGTGGAGGGCTCTTAAAGTACTTACATAATCCATGGACATAA
- the LOC113073445 gene encoding sterile alpha motif domain-containing protein 3-like isoform X1 yields the protein MQWKCPHDIMETRTVLRVIVTDNDIRKVTLPSKPQTLDSLIEQLGQHLDLPYTFSLQYEDADFNNALVNLTDIADLPEKPTLKVISLVTSPTPSQADTDIMSVTSQEESPLTRQDPWPETFEIPSFSVNVEYRLRQGNLLFMRDKTYLQVPRDMKHEVLEKLAEAMYKFKAYPREEDFNDVASALVKKHPCLFEPGSSTGWNGWKNSIKFKMGNYRSKLRRAGCTDVLVNSMKRGSQDSPRNVKKPKRFEINFLPNMPAGENESSMESKRLEIVEEMKKRHPSSTLIAQYMDITFSLRRKELVEKEPSVKETLQRWPALFRESQIIAEFNRITSKNLKQEFFSALDKNTSRFLEIFESKKGTAGKKLSEYLIQMKSANITDVTARRTAVLRGLAVLLGEDTTDFFKTCFDIDIVTPQVSIGILTVVPEDSPMSPQGLPLEVTDTAIILEGLIAMDGLENVPHAMCFVFGLIYALNMEYPSQLKYTFEFIQRVFLSLGHKSLKPKLQSLKNLLF from the exons ATGCAGTGGAAGT GTCCACATGACATAATGGAGACAAGAACTGTTTTAAGAGTGATTGTGACTGACAATGATATACGGAAGGTCACACTTCCTAGCAAACCACAAACCCTGGACTCCCTGATTGAACAGCTTGGGCAGCATCTTGATCTTCCATACACGTTCTCTCTTCAGTATGAAGACGCTGATTTTAACAATGCACTTGTTAACCTTACTGACATTGCAGATTTACCTGAGAAGCCCACTTTGAAGGTAATCTCTCTTGTGACATCACCTACACCGAGCCAGGCTGACACCGACATTATGTCTGTTACCTCTCAAGAAGAGTCACCTCTTACACGCCAGGATCCATGGCCAGAAACATTTGAAATTCCCAGCTTTTCCGTGAATGTGGAATACAGACTGCGCCAGGGAAACCTTTTGTTTATGAGAGATAAGACATACTTGCAAGTTCCCAGGGACATGAAACATGAAGTACTTGAAAAGCTTGCCGAGGCCATGTACAAATTTAAAGCATATCCCCGTGAAGAAGATTTCAATGATGTTGCATCGGCACTTGTCAAAAAACATCCATGCCTTTTTGAACCAGGCTCCTCCACTGGATGGAACGGATGGAAAAACAGTATAAAGTTTAAAATGGGTAATTACAGGAGCAAACTAAGGAGAGCTGGATGCACCGATGTTCTTGTTAATTCAATGAAAAGAGGGAGCCAAGATTCTCCAAGAAATGTCAAGAAACCCAAACGATTCGAGATAAATTTTCTACCCAATATGCCTGCTGGTGAAAATGAAAGCAGCATGGAATCAAAACGATTAGAAATTGTGGAGGAAATGAAGAAACGACATCCAAGTTCTACACTGATAGCACAGTACATGGACATAACTTTTTCGCTAAGAAGAAAAGAGTTGGTTGAAAAGGAGCCTTCAGTAAAAGAGACTTTACAAAGATGGCCAGCACTCTTCAGGGAAAGTCAG ATTATTGCTGAGTTCAACCGGATAACAAGCAAAAACCTCAAGCAAGAATTCTTCTCAGCCCTTGATAAAAATACTTCTCGTTTTCTGGAGATTTTTGAATCCAAGAAAGGCACAGCTGGAAAAAAGCTCTCAGAGTATCTAATACAAATGAAGTCTGCA AACATCACTGATGTCACTGCTCGACGGACAGCAGTTCTCCGTGGTCTTGCAGTCCTTCTTGGAGAAGACACTACAGACTTcttcaaaacatgtttt gaTATTGATATTGTCACACCTCAAGTATCAATAGGAATTCTCACTGTGGTGCCAGAGGACAGCCCCATGTCTCCACAAGGTTTGCCATTGGAGGTCACTGATACAGCAATCATTTTGGAGGGTCTTATAGCAATGGATGGACTTGAGAATGTTCCACATgccatgtgttttgtttttggactgatCTATGCTTTAAATATGGAGTACCCTTCACAGCTTAAATACACTTTTGAGTTCATTCAAAGGGTTTTTCTTTCCCTGGGGCACAAATCTCTCAAGCCAAAACTGCAATCACTAAAAAACctactgttttaa